From a single Couchioplanes caeruleus genomic region:
- a CDS encoding carbohydrate ABC transporter permease, with amino-acid sequence MARNDARWGNPAVYAAALLLIGLMLGPVIYIIIGGFRTNSQIITDPAGLPHPWVGANYTDVLTSDTFWRQVGNSTIVALATTVAVVTLGVMASYVLARYRFRGRGAMYALFASGLMFPVTVAITPLYILVKNLGLVNTLPGVILPQIAFGLPTTIIILVPFLRAIPKEIEEAAAIDRCSRLGFFWRMVLPLSVPGLITTGILAFIGSWNSYLLPLFILNDQDSFTLPLGVQAFSSQYSVDTAKVLAFTSLSMIPALVFFSLFERRIVGGLTGAVKG; translated from the coding sequence ATGGCCAGGAACGACGCCCGCTGGGGCAACCCCGCCGTCTACGCCGCCGCGCTCCTGCTGATCGGCCTCATGCTCGGGCCCGTCATCTACATCATCATCGGCGGCTTCCGGACCAACTCCCAGATCATCACCGATCCCGCGGGCCTGCCGCACCCGTGGGTGGGCGCCAACTACACCGACGTCCTGACCAGCGACACGTTCTGGCGGCAGGTCGGCAACTCCACGATCGTGGCCCTGGCCACCACCGTCGCGGTCGTCACGCTGGGGGTCATGGCGAGCTACGTCCTGGCCCGCTACCGGTTCCGCGGCCGCGGAGCGATGTACGCCCTGTTCGCCTCGGGCCTGATGTTCCCGGTGACGGTCGCCATCACGCCGCTGTACATCCTCGTCAAGAACCTCGGGCTGGTGAACACGCTGCCCGGCGTGATCCTGCCGCAGATCGCCTTCGGCCTGCCGACCACGATCATCATCCTGGTGCCGTTCCTGCGCGCCATCCCGAAGGAGATCGAGGAGGCCGCGGCCATCGACCGCTGCAGCCGGCTCGGCTTCTTCTGGCGGATGGTGCTCCCGCTGTCGGTACCGGGGCTGATCACCACCGGCATCCTCGCGTTCATCGGCAGCTGGAACAGCTACCTGCTGCCGCTGTTCATCCTCAACGACCAGGACAGCTTCACCCTGCCGCTGGGCGTCCAGGCCTTCTCGTCGCAGTACTCGGTCGACACGGCGAAGGTGCTCGCCTTCACCTCGCTGTCGATGATCCCGGCGCTGGTGTTCTTCAGCCTCTTCGAACGCCGCATCGTCGGCGGCCTCACCGGAGCGGTCAAGGGCTGA
- a CDS encoding carbohydrate ABC transporter permease translates to MSSNVGGKSTTVTEDASGKRVRSGGGAQTSPPPRARRRGIGWAQRLEIAVLSGPALLMFVGFVIFPVLMAAYYGFYRWKGYGVPTNFVGLDNYRTILQDSSFHQALWHNGQIAVLSLVLQGPIAICLALLLNRKVRGQSLIRVLIFVPYVIAEVIVGTAWALMLQANGAVNDVLRSAGLDGLAQDWLANRSLAIWTLMFILTWKYVGFAVILFLAGMQNIPEELSEAAAVDGASYWQTQWRITLPLLGPTIRIWAFLSIIGALQLFDLVYIIWGQYVASTAGTSTMATYMVVEGRNAANYGYGNAVAVVIFFISLIIALVYQRFVLRRDTEGALTGGR, encoded by the coding sequence ATGAGCAGCAACGTCGGTGGCAAGAGCACCACGGTCACCGAGGACGCGTCCGGCAAGCGCGTACGCAGCGGAGGCGGCGCCCAGACGTCGCCTCCGCCGCGCGCCCGCCGGCGGGGAATCGGCTGGGCCCAGCGGCTGGAGATCGCGGTGCTGTCCGGCCCCGCGCTCCTGATGTTCGTCGGCTTCGTGATCTTCCCGGTGCTGATGGCCGCGTACTACGGCTTCTACCGGTGGAAGGGCTACGGGGTGCCGACCAACTTCGTCGGCCTGGACAACTACCGCACCATCCTGCAGGACAGCTCGTTCCACCAGGCGCTGTGGCACAACGGCCAGATCGCGGTGCTGTCGCTCGTCCTGCAGGGCCCGATCGCCATCTGCCTCGCGCTCCTGCTCAACCGGAAGGTACGGGGCCAGTCGCTGATCCGGGTGCTCATCTTCGTGCCGTACGTGATCGCCGAGGTCATCGTCGGCACCGCCTGGGCCCTCATGCTGCAGGCCAACGGCGCGGTCAACGACGTCCTGCGGTCCGCCGGCCTCGACGGCCTGGCCCAGGACTGGCTGGCCAACCGCAGCCTCGCCATCTGGACCCTGATGTTCATCCTCACCTGGAAGTACGTCGGCTTCGCGGTGATCCTCTTCCTGGCCGGCATGCAGAACATCCCCGAGGAGCTGTCCGAGGCGGCGGCCGTCGACGGGGCCTCGTACTGGCAGACCCAGTGGCGGATCACCCTGCCGCTGCTCGGGCCGACGATCCGGATCTGGGCGTTTTTGTCGATCATCGGCGCGCTGCAGCTCTTCGACCTGGTCTACATCATCTGGGGCCAGTACGTCGCGTCGACCGCGGGCACCTCCACGATGGCGACGTACATGGTCGTCGAGGGGCGCAACGCGGCGAACTACGGCTACGGCAACGCGGTGGCCGTCGTGATCTTCTTCATCTCACTGATCATCGCCCTCGTGTACCAGCGCTTCGTCCTGCGCCGGGACACCGAGGGCGCGCTCACCGGAGGGCGGTAG
- a CDS encoding ABC transporter substrate-binding protein: protein MAPIRTLALTAVVALSALGLSACSGDDDGSDSGGTVTMQFWHNATTGPGKAFWDKTVADFQAANPKVKIKIQQVQNEDLDGKLQTALNSGSAPDIFLQRGGGKMAAMVEAGQLKDVTNDISAETKQAVGDAALQTGQVDGKTYAVPVAILPGGFWYSKDLFREAGVTTPPATLDDLNQAVTKLKAKGKPIALGGKDAWPAAHWYYFFALRACSKATLDAAAKDKTFTDPCWTKAGEDLKAFAATKPFTEGFLTTSAQQGAGSSAGLVANHKASMELMGAWDPGVIASLTKDTKPLPDLGYFPFPAVPGGQGDPAAIMGGADGYSCSAQAPKECADFLNYILTKNVQEAYYKAFNAIPVSKQAQGAVTEDYLKAVLDAYNKAPYVSQWLDTVYGQNVGNALNVGVVNLLAGKGDVAGIIQAVNDAAKKG, encoded by the coding sequence ATGGCACCTATCAGGACCCTCGCATTGACGGCCGTGGTGGCGTTGAGCGCCCTGGGCCTGTCGGCGTGCAGCGGCGACGACGACGGCTCCGATTCCGGGGGCACCGTCACGATGCAGTTCTGGCACAACGCCACGACCGGGCCCGGCAAGGCGTTCTGGGACAAGACGGTCGCCGATTTCCAGGCCGCGAACCCCAAGGTCAAGATCAAGATTCAGCAGGTCCAGAACGAGGACCTGGACGGCAAGCTGCAGACCGCGCTGAACTCCGGCTCCGCGCCCGACATCTTCCTGCAGCGCGGCGGCGGGAAGATGGCCGCCATGGTCGAGGCGGGCCAGCTCAAGGACGTCACCAACGACATCAGCGCCGAGACCAAGCAGGCGGTGGGCGATGCCGCGCTGCAGACCGGGCAGGTCGACGGCAAGACGTACGCCGTACCGGTCGCGATCCTGCCCGGCGGCTTCTGGTACAGCAAGGACCTCTTCCGCGAGGCGGGCGTCACCACGCCGCCGGCCACTCTGGACGACCTGAACCAGGCCGTCACCAAGCTCAAGGCGAAGGGCAAGCCGATCGCGCTCGGCGGCAAGGACGCGTGGCCGGCCGCCCACTGGTACTACTTCTTCGCGCTGCGGGCGTGCAGCAAGGCCACCCTCGACGCCGCCGCCAAGGACAAGACCTTCACCGACCCGTGCTGGACCAAGGCCGGTGAGGACCTCAAGGCCTTCGCCGCCACGAAGCCGTTCACCGAGGGCTTCCTGACCACCTCCGCCCAGCAGGGCGCGGGCAGCTCGGCGGGCCTGGTGGCCAACCACAAGGCGAGCATGGAACTGATGGGCGCCTGGGACCCGGGTGTCATCGCCTCGCTGACCAAGGACACGAAGCCCCTGCCGGACCTCGGCTACTTCCCGTTCCCCGCGGTCCCCGGCGGCCAGGGCGACCCGGCCGCGATCATGGGCGGCGCGGACGGCTACTCCTGCTCGGCCCAGGCGCCGAAGGAGTGCGCCGACTTCCTCAACTACATCCTGACCAAGAACGTGCAGGAGGCGTACTACAAGGCCTTCAACGCGATCCCGGTCAGCAAGCAGGCGCAGGGCGCGGTCACCGAGGACTACCTCAAGGCGGTCCTCGACGCCTACAACAAGGCGCCGTACGTCTCGCAGTGGCTCGACACCGTGTACGGCCAGAACGTCGGCAACGCGCTCAACGTCGGCGTCGTGAACCTGCTCGCCGGCAAGGGCGACGTCGCCGGGATCATCCAGGCCGTGAACGACGCAGCCAAGAAGGGCTGA
- a CDS encoding endo-1,4-beta-xylanase — translation MTTVELGHRFGDALLTVLDGEGRPLAHRDVVVEQRAHAFSFGNIGFDLVAVANGRTESAGLADLWFGVFNTATLPFYWGQFEPEPGRPDTTRLRRAAEWFTGHGCRVKGHPLLWHTLAPDWLREMPTAEVETRVRGRIRREVAGLADVVHTWDAVNEAVIMPVFRNEPHRNAITRLAWERGRIATVRLAFEEARAANPAATLVLNDFDMSSAYECLIEGVLEAGIRVDALGLQSHMHQGYWGEERTLAVLDRFSRFGLPIHMTETTLVSGQLMPPEIEDLNDYQIPSWPSTPEGEERQADEIVRHYRTLLSHPAVQAITYWGLSDEGAWLGAPCGLVRADGTPKPAYGALRELVKDQWWLAPTNLRTDDAGRVEVRGFLGDYRVHCAGRTASFTIAAPGEARTTLRLDGQSAR, via the coding sequence TTGACCACAGTCGAGCTCGGTCACCGTTTCGGCGACGCTCTGCTCACCGTGCTCGACGGCGAGGGCCGGCCGCTCGCTCACCGCGACGTCGTCGTCGAGCAGCGCGCGCACGCCTTCTCGTTCGGCAACATCGGCTTCGACCTCGTCGCCGTGGCGAACGGCCGAACCGAGTCAGCCGGGCTCGCCGACCTGTGGTTCGGCGTCTTCAACACGGCGACCCTGCCGTTCTACTGGGGTCAGTTCGAGCCCGAGCCCGGCCGGCCCGACACGACACGGCTGCGCCGGGCCGCCGAATGGTTCACCGGCCACGGTTGCCGGGTGAAGGGCCACCCGTTGCTGTGGCACACGCTGGCGCCCGACTGGCTGCGCGAGATGCCGACGGCGGAGGTCGAGACCCGGGTACGCGGCCGGATCCGGCGGGAGGTGGCCGGCCTCGCCGACGTCGTGCACACGTGGGACGCCGTCAACGAAGCCGTGATCATGCCGGTGTTCCGCAACGAGCCGCACCGCAACGCGATCACCCGGCTGGCCTGGGAACGCGGCCGGATCGCCACCGTACGGCTGGCCTTCGAGGAGGCCCGGGCGGCGAATCCCGCGGCGACCCTGGTCCTCAACGACTTCGACATGTCCTCCGCGTACGAATGTCTGATCGAGGGCGTCCTGGAGGCCGGCATCCGCGTCGACGCACTCGGCCTGCAGAGCCATATGCACCAGGGCTATTGGGGCGAGGAGCGGACGCTCGCCGTTCTGGACCGGTTCTCCCGTTTCGGACTGCCGATCCACATGACCGAGACGACGCTGGTGTCCGGCCAACTGATGCCCCCGGAGATCGAGGATCTGAACGATTATCAAATTCCGTCGTGGCCCTCGACCCCGGAGGGCGAGGAACGGCAGGCCGACGAGATCGTGCGGCATTACCGCACGCTGCTGTCGCATCCCGCGGTCCAGGCGATCACCTATTGGGGGCTGTCGGACGAGGGCGCCTGGCTCGGCGCCCCCTGCGGCCTGGTCCGCGCCGACGGCACACCGAAGCCCGCGTACGGCGCGCTGCGGGAGCTGGTGAAGGACCAGTGGTGGCTCGCTCCCACGAACCTCCGGACGGACGACGCCGGGCGCGTCGAGGTACGCGGCTTCCTCGGTGACTATCGCGTGCACTGCGCCGGGCGTACGGCGTCCTTCACCATTGCCGCGCCCGGCGAGGCACGGACCACTCTGAGGCTCGACGGTCAGTCCGCGCGGTAG
- a CDS encoding glycoside hydrolase family 43 protein — MTIAKPAVSTAGAGGTGDRVIRNPVLPGFHPDPSIVRVGADYYIATSTFEWYPGVRVHHSTDLVTWQPLGGVLTERRLLDLAGTADSCGIWAPCLSYADGLFHLLYTNVATFAAGYWDPQNYLVTAPSVDGPWSDPVVLHGRGFDASLFHDEDGTTWMLSMRADWRPGRNRFAGISIQQYDRRERRLTGPEQLIFEGTEAGLTEAPNIYRKDGWYYLVTAEGGTSLTHQVTVARSKDLLGPYEVDPAGPLLTSAGRPDLELQKAGHGSLVQTPSGEWYLAHLVARPYAPSGRCVLGRETALQRVEWPAGGWPCITDGVPAVQVPAPTGAAAVTRAISSEQDEDDDFDAPALGVNWSTLRRPATPDWIDLSTRPSHLRIRGGQSPMARHRPSLVARRVTARRCTFETTCEVEPATYNQLAGVTAYYNCRNWYYLHVTADDDGAAVLDVLCCDSGRVTVAQGTRVALGDVRRVGLRIRFDGPELTFAYTPDPGSEAAWRQVGGTFDATTLSDEYAVTMVPGEPEAWGFTGAFVGLWVQDLGAEGGFADFDRAVYRAD, encoded by the coding sequence ATGACGATCGCCAAGCCCGCGGTGTCCACCGCCGGTGCGGGCGGGACCGGTGACCGGGTGATCCGGAATCCGGTGCTGCCGGGATTCCATCCGGACCCCTCGATAGTGCGGGTCGGTGCCGACTACTACATCGCCACGTCGACCTTCGAGTGGTACCCGGGCGTACGGGTGCACCACTCGACCGACCTGGTCACCTGGCAGCCGCTCGGCGGCGTGCTCACCGAGCGCCGGCTGCTCGACCTCGCCGGGACCGCCGACTCGTGCGGGATCTGGGCGCCCTGCCTGTCGTACGCCGACGGGCTGTTCCATCTGCTCTACACCAACGTCGCCACGTTCGCCGCCGGCTACTGGGACCCGCAGAACTACCTGGTCACCGCGCCCAGCGTGGACGGACCGTGGTCGGACCCGGTGGTCCTGCACGGGCGCGGCTTCGACGCGTCGCTGTTCCACGACGAGGACGGCACGACCTGGATGCTGTCGATGCGCGCCGACTGGCGGCCCGGCCGCAACCGGTTCGCGGGCATCTCGATCCAGCAGTACGACCGCCGCGAGCGCCGCCTGACCGGCCCGGAACAACTGATCTTCGAGGGTACCGAGGCCGGCCTGACCGAGGCCCCGAACATCTACCGCAAGGACGGCTGGTACTACCTCGTCACGGCGGAGGGCGGCACGAGCCTGACGCATCAGGTCACCGTCGCCCGGTCCAAGGACCTGCTCGGACCGTACGAGGTGGATCCCGCAGGGCCGCTGCTGACCTCGGCTGGGCGCCCCGACCTGGAGCTGCAGAAGGCCGGCCACGGCAGCCTGGTGCAGACACCGTCCGGCGAGTGGTACCTGGCGCACCTGGTCGCCCGCCCGTACGCGCCGTCGGGCCGGTGCGTGCTGGGCCGCGAGACCGCCCTGCAGAGGGTGGAATGGCCGGCCGGGGGATGGCCCTGCATCACCGACGGCGTGCCGGCCGTCCAGGTCCCGGCACCCACCGGCGCCGCCGCGGTGACCCGCGCGATCTCCTCCGAGCAGGACGAGGACGACGACTTCGACGCCCCGGCGCTCGGCGTGAACTGGTCGACGCTGCGCCGCCCGGCCACGCCCGACTGGATCGACCTGTCGACCCGTCCGTCGCACCTGCGGATCCGTGGCGGTCAGTCGCCGATGGCCCGGCACCGGCCGAGCCTCGTGGCGCGCCGGGTGACGGCCCGGCGCTGCACCTTCGAGACGACGTGCGAGGTCGAGCCCGCCACGTACAACCAGCTGGCCGGGGTCACCGCCTACTACAACTGCCGCAACTGGTACTACCTGCACGTGACCGCGGACGACGACGGCGCGGCGGTCCTCGACGTGCTGTGCTGCGACAGCGGACGCGTCACCGTGGCGCAGGGCACGCGCGTGGCGCTCGGCGACGTACGGCGGGTGGGCCTGCGGATCCGGTTCGACGGCCCGGAGCTGACCTTCGCGTACACCCCGGACCCGGGATCGGAAGCGGCCTGGCGGCAGGTCGGCGGGACCTTCGACGCCACCACCCTGTCCGACGAGTACGCGGTGACGATGGTCCCCGGCGAACCGGAGGCCTGGGGCTTCACCGGCGCCTTCGTCGGGCTCTGGGTGCAGGACCTGGGCGCCGAGGGGGGATTCGCCGACTTCGACCGGGCCGTCTACCGCGCGGACTGA
- a CDS encoding glycoside hydrolase family 11 protein, with amino-acid sequence MTAELEHPKRRSRGRIRLLAAAACTLAMTISGLTVAGAAHAESDRTVSSSTTGTHNGYYFSFWKDSGNASMTLRENGRYSSSWDRSTNNWVGGKGWATGSRRTVTYSGNYNPGNNNSYLALYGWTRNPLIEYYIVENYGSYNPSTGAQRLGTVTTDGGTYDILRTQRVNQPSIDGTQTFYQYWSVRQQKRSSGTITTANHFDAWARAGLNLGSSWAYQIMATEGYQSQGSSDITVSEGSTPPPTGPTTPPPTGGGSNCTAVLSAGQQFGDRFNLNVAVSGTNSWTVQLNLNGGQSLQNSWNASVSGSSGTVTATPNGSGNNFGVTIMANGNWTWPTVTCRAG; translated from the coding sequence ATGACCGCAGAACTCGAACACCCGAAACGCCGCAGCCGCGGCCGTATCCGGTTGCTCGCCGCCGCCGCGTGCACTTTGGCGATGACGATCTCCGGACTGACCGTCGCCGGCGCCGCGCACGCCGAGTCCGACCGGACCGTCAGCTCGAGCACCACCGGCACCCACAACGGGTACTACTTCTCGTTCTGGAAGGACAGCGGCAACGCGAGCATGACCTTGCGCGAGAACGGCCGCTACAGCAGCAGCTGGGACCGCAGCACCAACAACTGGGTCGGCGGCAAGGGCTGGGCGACGGGCTCGCGCCGGACGGTCACGTACTCGGGCAACTACAACCCGGGCAACAACAACAGCTACCTCGCCCTGTACGGATGGACGCGCAACCCGCTCATCGAGTACTACATCGTGGAGAACTACGGCAGCTACAACCCGAGCACGGGCGCGCAGCGGCTGGGTACGGTCACCACGGACGGCGGCACGTACGACATCCTGCGCACCCAGCGCGTCAACCAGCCCTCGATCGACGGCACCCAGACGTTCTACCAGTACTGGAGCGTCCGCCAGCAGAAGCGCAGCAGCGGCACCATCACCACCGCCAACCACTTCGACGCGTGGGCGCGGGCCGGCCTGAACCTCGGCAGCAGCTGGGCGTACCAGATCATGGCGACTGAGGGCTACCAGAGCCAGGGCAGCTCGGACATCACCGTCAGCGAGGGCAGCACGCCGCCCCCCACCGGCCCGACCACCCCGCCGCCCACGGGTGGCGGCAGCAACTGCACCGCGGTGCTGTCCGCCGGCCAGCAGTTCGGCGACCGGTTCAACCTCAACGTCGCGGTCAGCGGCACCAACAGCTGGACCGTGCAGCTCAACCTGAACGGCGGCCAGAGCCTGCAGAACAGCTGGAACGCCTCCGTCAGCGGCAGCAGCGGGACGGTCACCGCCACGCCGAACGGCAGCGGCAACAACTTCGGCGTGACCATCATGGCCAACGGCAACTGGACCTGGCCGACGGTCACCTGCCGCGCCGGCTGA
- a CDS encoding carboxypeptidase-like regulatory domain-containing protein, with amino-acid sequence MTTRVRARWARAAALTALAGTALAVSAAPVAAAPPAIRIESVSSDRVQSGEPVRVRFRATNNARRIERVFVAVSGGLRCTAGCSAVQSMGPGRSQSFDATLVAPQVNPGEETGLNLAVSVRVGTQTAFDHKMIFVSGAERKPAPVSRVSGRVRDATGTAIPGAALTVRDSAGHEFRTSSGKGGKFSIKSSDSRPIAPGRITIVAGKDGYRTASATVQAAAGGAATVRLILAAVAKPSPTPATATTNPPAVADLPATDAGTAATTPPAAADTAGDGNGTLLLTLLGGLLIAAGLGALVLLVIRRRSRPDDPDALPVAPTRLMPQAGTGHAGTADAPTALLPAVRPDSGHPGPHGGQFR; translated from the coding sequence GTGACGACGCGCGTACGTGCCCGCTGGGCCCGAGCCGCCGCGTTGACCGCGCTCGCCGGAACGGCCCTCGCGGTGTCGGCCGCACCCGTGGCGGCCGCGCCCCCGGCGATCCGCATCGAGAGCGTGTCGTCGGACCGGGTGCAGTCCGGCGAGCCGGTGCGCGTACGGTTCCGCGCCACCAACAACGCCCGCCGCATCGAACGCGTCTTCGTGGCCGTGTCCGGCGGCCTCCGCTGCACCGCCGGATGCTCCGCGGTGCAGAGCATGGGGCCCGGGCGGAGCCAGAGCTTCGACGCCACGCTCGTCGCGCCGCAGGTGAACCCGGGCGAGGAGACCGGCCTGAACCTGGCGGTCTCCGTCCGGGTCGGCACCCAGACCGCCTTCGACCACAAGATGATCTTCGTCAGCGGCGCGGAGCGGAAACCGGCCCCGGTGAGCCGGGTCTCCGGCCGGGTCCGCGACGCCACCGGCACGGCGATCCCCGGCGCGGCCCTGACCGTACGCGACAGCGCCGGGCACGAATTCCGTACGAGCAGCGGCAAGGGCGGCAAGTTCTCGATCAAGTCCAGCGACAGCCGGCCGATCGCCCCCGGCCGCATCACGATCGTGGCGGGCAAGGACGGCTACCGCACCGCTAGCGCCACCGTGCAGGCCGCCGCGGGCGGCGCCGCCACCGTCCGGCTGATCCTGGCCGCGGTGGCCAAGCCCTCGCCGACCCCGGCCACCGCCACGACGAACCCGCCCGCGGTCGCGGACCTCCCGGCCACGGACGCCGGCACCGCCGCGACAACCCCGCCGGCCGCCGCCGACACCGCGGGCGACGGCAACGGCACGCTGCTGCTCACCCTCCTGGGCGGCCTCCTGATCGCCGCGGGCCTGGGCGCGCTCGTGCTGCTGGTGATCCGCCGCAGGTCCCGCCCGGACGACCCGGACGCGCTGCCCGTGGCGCCGACCCGCCTGATGCCGCAGGCGGGCACGGGCCACGCCGGCACGGCGGACGCCCCGACCGCGCTGCTGCCCGCCGTACGGCCGGACAGCGGCCATCCCGGCCCCCACGGCGGGCAGTTCCGGTAG
- a CDS encoding TetR/AcrR family transcriptional regulator, giving the protein MSRAPRRDAVANREKLLLAALGTLRRDGTAPMSVIAGEAGVGVGTLYRHFRDREALLDALRVRSIAMVDRLLDDVLPRSPNGAAGPRNSLRRTAPSCSEQARVARRTRDTA; this is encoded by the coding sequence GTGAGTCGTGCGCCGCGCCGGGATGCCGTCGCCAACCGGGAGAAGCTGCTGCTGGCCGCGCTCGGCACGCTGCGGCGCGACGGGACGGCGCCGATGTCGGTCATCGCGGGCGAGGCCGGCGTCGGGGTGGGAACGCTGTACCGCCACTTCCGCGACCGGGAGGCGCTGCTGGACGCCCTGCGGGTCCGTTCCATCGCGATGGTGGACCGGCTGCTCGACGACGTCCTGCCGCGATCGCCGAACGGCGCCGCCGGGCCGCGGAACTCGCTCCGGCGTACCGCACCGAGCTGCTCTGAGCAGGCCCGGGTCGCGCGACGGACCCGTGACACGGCATAG
- a CDS encoding zinc-dependent alcohol dehydrogenase family protein: MRAVVIDAVRALPEVREVPEPTPAPGGVVVRVMATGMCRSDWHGWAGHDDDIAFPHVPGHELAGVVVEAGAEVSRWQPGDRVTVPFVCGCGRCEWCRAGDAQVCPHQEQPGFTHWGSFAEYVALHAADTNLVGLPEGVDFATAASLGCRFATAYRALVGRARVREGEWVTVLGAGGVGLSAVMIARALGARVVAVDRNPRALAVAAELGADHTVPADGTDVPAAVADLTGGGSHVAVDAVGGEQTCADAILSLRRRGRHVQIGLLPPIDGHPRLPMARVIGWELDLLGSHGMAAADYPGMMALIERDLLQPQRLIERTIGLGEAAALLPRFDRAAVAGITVVDPAR, encoded by the coding sequence GTGCGCGCTGTCGTGATCGATGCCGTCCGGGCGCTGCCCGAGGTCCGTGAGGTGCCCGAGCCCACCCCTGCGCCCGGCGGCGTCGTCGTCCGGGTGATGGCCACCGGGATGTGCCGCAGCGACTGGCACGGCTGGGCCGGCCACGACGACGACATCGCGTTCCCGCACGTACCCGGCCACGAGCTGGCCGGTGTGGTCGTCGAGGCCGGGGCGGAGGTCAGCCGCTGGCAGCCCGGTGACCGGGTGACCGTGCCGTTCGTGTGCGGCTGCGGGCGGTGCGAGTGGTGCCGCGCCGGGGACGCGCAGGTGTGTCCCCACCAGGAGCAGCCGGGATTCACCCACTGGGGTTCCTTCGCCGAGTACGTCGCCCTGCACGCCGCCGACACCAACCTGGTGGGGCTGCCCGAGGGGGTGGACTTCGCGACCGCCGCGAGCCTCGGGTGCCGGTTCGCCACGGCGTACCGGGCGCTCGTCGGCCGCGCCCGGGTCCGCGAGGGTGAATGGGTGACCGTGCTGGGCGCCGGCGGGGTGGGGTTGAGCGCGGTGATGATCGCCCGGGCCCTGGGCGCCCGGGTCGTCGCCGTGGACCGGAACCCGCGGGCCCTCGCCGTCGCCGCCGAGCTCGGCGCGGACCACACCGTTCCCGCGGACGGCACGGACGTCCCGGCCGCCGTCGCCGATCTCACCGGCGGCGGCAGCCACGTGGCGGTCGATGCGGTGGGCGGCGAGCAGACCTGCGCCGACGCCATCCTCAGCCTCCGCCGCCGCGGCCGCCACGTGCAGATCGGGCTCCTCCCGCCGATCGACGGCCACCCGCGGCTGCCGATGGCGCGGGTGATCGGCTGGGAGCTCGACCTGCTCGGCAGCCACGGGATGGCGGCGGCCGACTACCCGGGCATGATGGCGCTCATCGAGCGGGACCTGCTGCAACCGCAGCGGCTCATCGAACGCACCATCGGGCTCGGGGAGGCGGCTGCGCTGCTCCCCCGCTTCGACCGGGCCGCGGTCGCCGGCATCACGGTCGTCGACCCGGCCCGCTGA